The window CAAATTATGTTGCAAATCCATGATCTTGCTAATGACATGTGGCACTAATACGGAAAATGTAGTAAAGAAAATTAGGCTGTTTGTAGTGTGCGAAACATATGAACAACATACTTCTTTGAAGTTGTATGAGAGCCTCATCATTTGATAGAGTGCATGCTGTTGTAGAAAGTTaagcatacagacaacagatgtatATTCATGGCATTGGAGCTACTTACCATACGTATGAAAACACCACAATCTGCTTTATTGGTTTGAATTGGGAAATCCTATGCATAACAGAAAATGTAAGTCTTCCTAAAGCAACAAATTTATATATGCTGACTCTTAGAGAGAATCCGGCTATGCAAGGCCACTTGCCCGATACACTGAACTTCCATTTTGCTGCTTCACATCGTAAGAACTCTCTGTCAAACAAAGGTTTGTGTCAATAATTAGCACAGGTTATCTAAGTTCATTGCAACGCTATACCGAATGCGTGCTACAACTGTATaattggtttggtttggttgaaATGAATCAAGGTACTTGATTTCAGCTCTCTTGATGTCCAGAACCCACAAAGTAGCAAGTGTATGAATTTCCTGTCATGTGTACAAATAATGAAGTTTACCACAATTGTCCAGTGACCAGGAAGATGAACTGGTATAGTAACAACGTTATACTGAAAAATGTTGACGTCCTGTCACAAAAGTGTTATGTAAAAGTCAAtgtatacaaaaattaaaggAAATGGCCACAGAGATCAGAAAGCCTACTTTATGCGATTTCCACCAAAGTGGTCTCTGGCCATCACGACACAAACTCAGGGACATGTAGAGAAAAGTATTATATGAGAATACTCGAAATCTCTGCGATACCAGCTATTTCAATATTGTTCAATTACTGCAGTGACTAATCATTTACTTGATGGCATAATgatattgtaattttttgaaGTAAAGCATTGATAACCTGGCAACACcacccatttctgttgtgttgctcACCATAGACACAAAGCCATGcataaattacttaattaatttcttactTTATCATTCACCCAGTTGTTTGGGCACAGACTACACAATTCTACAGTTCTCAACTTCTGGCCATCATCACCGTAGGCAACAACACTGTTTGGTGCTGTGCCTTTCCAGATTTCATCCACCTAGAAATTATTTGAAGTGCTATTTTGGTCTTATCTTTAAGAGTTGTACCTGCTCTTGTTGTTCTCTCGTCAAAAACAGCCACTTTGGACCACTGGCATGGTGTTTCTGTTCCAATTATGACATCATTCGGTGGAGTGTAgggcaaagacagacagagagtttGTCTGCAGTATGTATTGTCTGTGACATTTGCGATGGCGCTACATTTTGATCTTTCAAGAGCAGTGTATTTCTCTGTACTCTCACTTGAATTACTGAACAAAATATATGTTGTTATTTGgatgtctttaattaattaaaggagcattccggaGATATGCGCTAGCTGCTGGCTCCGCCTTTGCTCTACTAACAGGAAATatatactaaccaagttgggtatctggacactatctcagagcaaacccggCAGATGTACATTCAGAACGTTTAGTAACATAAAAACTGACGGGGGCTCTTTCAAGAATTTTGTCCGCCAAGTGAAGCGGTTTTTACACGCCATCCCATGTGCAGTTGTCCGGAATGCTCCTTGAATGTGATATTTAATATACCTGGATATGCCAACAATCTTCTCACCAGTTATtggaacaaaacaaaatttttgtttaagtGTTTAGTTAGCTATCAAAATTCCGCATTAGACAAGTACCATCACAAATACCGAGATTCTCGTAGTGATTCTCGCCATAGTGCCCCAGAATTAGAGGTGCCTCATGACGTGCTTTGCGGCCATTTGGTTCGATGATAATGTCAAAATGATCATCAGTACCAGATACACTGCTAACTATTCGAATGTCATGGGATAATGATGTTCCTAGTGCCATCACTGCAAGATGATCACCCCATGTCCTGTTTTGAGGAAGGTTATCTAAGTAGCTTTTCCAATCTCTGCCAGCTACAAAATTGGCCATGTCTAGAAGTTGACCAATTGAATCCTGTATCAACAACTTGATTAATACGTGCTGTCCAACACTGATGGAAGAACATTGGTAATGACTTACAACAAATTGGTGATCTCTAAGACAAGTTACTGCTAGGTCGCGCAGTTCACTGTGGCTGAGCTTGTTGTTGAAATCAACTCGCTGCAGTTGGTCTGCTACTGCATGAAATAGACAGTTTCCTCGGTGGGCATTTGCCCTCTAAATGTTAGACCAGACAGCCGAATTCTTTTTTCGAGTGGACCTCTATTTTCCGTGATCTTTTGTATGTCTAAACATAATTGTTGAAGTGATAACTTCAGTTCTGAACTTTACTGGGAAGATTACAACTTAAAATTATTTGCCGTACCTACTGAAGAAGTAATTCTTGCAGATGAGAATAATCTGCTAATTTTTGGTTTTTTGCTGACTCGTCATTTTGAGAGCAAAATCTTTTACCCACTGATGTATATTTACTCTCTGAAACACAGTGCATGTACCAAATTTCTTTTTATGTCTCAAAAAATCTTGCTATCAATTTACCAAATGTAAGCGCTTATGGTGATAAAGTGtgaaatattattatattcTGCATTGTCAGAAGAAAGTATGTTCTATTAtcgcagttaattaattagtttgtttCACACATGGAGATGGTACATTTCAATGTACTAACATGCCTTTTGTAAAGTAGAGATAATGCTCTTTTCCTACAAAAAATTAGATATACCTGATGATACAGAAGGTTAGCTAAATTCCTGTCGTTGATGGAACGGTTTAAGTCTCGTGGCACTGTATAGGGTTTTACACATAGCACTGTCATTCTGCTTTCTTACATAATATCTGCCTTTGCCAGCTCTCTCGGCAATCTCATATGGGCCTTTCCAACTCTGCTCATACTTGCTTCCTTTACGAGAAAGTTTCTTGGTGTGCTGTAGTAGAACATTGTCACCAACCTGCTCACACATcaacattatttattaaaccATAACGTTTCTGAATGAAGGATTGCATTAACAAATCACCTTGTATTCTTCTTTTTATGTCTGGCGTCATACTGCTGTTTCTGTCGTTTTTGTGCTTCTAAGATGTTTTTCTTCACATTGGTGTCCACCATCTTTCGCAATTGGATCATTTTGTTGTACAGACAACTCAAGTTCATCATCAGTAACAGTGAAAGTCATGACATCATCTGTGATTTCTAAGGCATCAAAGAAAACATGTTTGCATTCTAAAAGTCTGTATGGCTATGGAAAAAACCCTACACAGaactcttaattaatgcaaaatGACTCTGAACAAAGGTACATAACATGCAATAGACAGCGGAAACTAAGGAATTTTTAATTGGAGTCACTGCAtgattatatattatataaatagtGACCAGAAAAGTGTCTTAGTGTCCTCCTAAACTATACTAGGAATTGCTATTGGTAGAAGCTATCTTGCTATAGCTTCTGTCTTGTGTGACAATCAGAACAGAAATAGAATTACAGAGTCTACCAGGTATGTATGTTCCATAAGCTTTCTAGTAATGAGAGTGAACAATAGACATGGTGAATCTGATGTAATGAGTACTAGTCAATAGTCAATACGACTAAGCTCAATCATGACTTTATGTCTCCATAAACCAATTTGTGCTGTACAAGAGCAACCACACATAGCACAGCTAGATGTAATTGCCTCTCATTGATTACACTACAGCTTTTCGCTTTTCCTCTCTTGTTGTAATGCTTATATACTTGCTATTGTCTTCAAAGTACTCGGCTGAGGTTTTGCAGTAAGATTCccatagacatacatactgcAGTTACATAGATTTTGGTACACATACGTTTTTAGTTACAAGCGCCTGCATGGTCCATGATTATAtacaaagagaaacagaaagaattACAGAAATTTTGCTGAAAACCTTTCAAATAGTTATAAAAAGCGATGCAACTGCAATTGTTGTCCGTGAAAGTAGCAAATGTCTTTTCTCTCATTAGTGTCATACacctacatgcatacatacccAGTTCTGACCTTTTGGCTTTGCTAGCAGATCAACAGGAAGTCTTGCGTCTCGTCCATAAAGGAGGGAAAATGGCGAATATTTTGATGATGCTTGTTTACTGGTATTATATGCAAACAATACTGAGTCCAAGTACTTGAACCAGTCACCCTGGTTCTCTCCAACCATCTTCAGAAGGGATCTTTGTAGAGTCTGATTGAACTTCTCAATGAGGCCGTTGGTTTGGGGATGGTAGGCTGTTGAAATTAGATGGTTGTCTCCTGTTGTTTCAAATAATTTGTGGTTGAGGCAATTGACAAATTCCCTGCCTTGGTCTGACATAACAAGCACGGGCAGTCCGTGTTGGGAAAACAAAGTTGTGAGGAATTGTGCAACTTCTATAGCAGACTTGGTGTACAATGCAGCAGCTTCTGCCCATTTTGTATAGTAGTCCATACAAGTAATGATGTATCTAAAAATACGTATtaatgtgtggtgtgtgtgtgtgtgtgtgtgtgtgtgtgtgtttttgtgtgtgtgtgtgtgtgtgtgtgtgtgtgtgtgtgtgtgtgtgtgtgtgtgtgtgtgtgtgtgtgtgtgtgtgtgtgtgtgtgtgttaattgttgCATAAATGTGTAAATGCATGAATGTGACTCAGATC of the Corticium candelabrum chromosome 2, ooCorCand1.1, whole genome shotgun sequence genome contains:
- the LOC134198305 gene encoding uncharacterized protein K02A2.6-like, yielding MDYYTKWAEAAALYTKSAIEVAQFLTTLFSQHGLPVLVMSDQGREFVNCLNHKLFETTGDNHLISTAYHPQTNGLIEKFNQTLQRSLLKMVGENQGDWFKYLDSVLFAYNTSKQASSKYSPFSLLYGRDARLPVDLLAKPKAQIGLWRHKVMIELSRIDY